One window of Brachybacterium ginsengisoli genomic DNA carries:
- a CDS encoding LacI family DNA-binding transcriptional regulator: protein MPAVRLSDVAQDAGVSLATASRVLNGSSRVPGKAVAEKVRAAADRLGYVPNAQAQALARSRSGLIGLVVHDIADPYFATIAREVQQQVFASQSQVLLTQTDREIDTEVRALRSLIAQQVDALVLVGSHRYGNDSDAAISTLLEGFVRNGGKVVGMGQAVGVGRTIVPDNAAAAHELATSLVVEGHRRFAVVQGISGIPSAADRTGGFIAALTEAGIEPELSVEAGLTREGGYELAAVIEDHLVSAPAGEDLPLCVFAPADVMALGALGELRRRGIDVPGRVAVAGFGGVPDGEDAAPTLTTIALPLHEMARQAVEWVLERPAAEGEDDTADADDSTAEVGEAPSTATEVHVRGDVHLRESTALTARS, encoded by the coding sequence ATGCCCGCCGTGCGCCTCAGCGACGTCGCCCAGGACGCCGGGGTCTCCCTGGCAACAGCGTCCCGGGTGCTCAACGGATCCTCCCGAGTCCCCGGCAAGGCCGTGGCCGAGAAGGTGCGCGCCGCGGCCGATCGGCTGGGCTACGTCCCCAACGCCCAGGCCCAGGCGCTGGCCCGCTCGCGCTCGGGCCTCATCGGCCTGGTCGTGCACGACATCGCCGATCCCTACTTCGCGACCATCGCCCGCGAGGTCCAGCAGCAGGTCTTCGCCTCCCAGTCCCAGGTGCTGCTCACCCAGACCGACCGCGAGATCGACACCGAGGTGCGGGCCCTGCGCTCCCTCATCGCCCAGCAGGTCGACGCCCTGGTGCTGGTGGGCTCGCACCGCTACGGCAACGACTCCGACGCCGCGATCAGCACCCTGCTCGAGGGGTTCGTGCGCAACGGCGGCAAGGTCGTGGGCATGGGGCAGGCCGTGGGCGTGGGCCGCACGATCGTCCCCGACAACGCCGCCGCCGCCCACGAGCTCGCGACCTCGCTCGTCGTCGAGGGCCACCGGCGCTTCGCGGTGGTGCAGGGCATCTCCGGCATCCCCTCCGCCGCGGACCGCACCGGCGGCTTCATCGCCGCGCTCACCGAGGCCGGCATCGAGCCGGAGCTCAGCGTGGAGGCGGGCCTGACCCGCGAGGGCGGCTACGAGCTGGCCGCCGTGATCGAGGACCACCTCGTCTCGGCCCCCGCCGGCGAGGACCTGCCGCTGTGCGTCTTCGCCCCGGCCGACGTCATGGCCCTCGGCGCGCTCGGCGAGCTGCGCCGCCGCGGGATCGACGTGCCCGGCCGGGTCGCGGTCGCCGGATTCGGCGGGGTGCCCGACGGCGAGGACGCCGCCCCCACGCTGACCACCATCGCGCTGCCCTTGCACGAGATGGCGCGCCAGGCGGTGGAGTGGGTGCTCGAGCGCCCAGCTGCGGAGGGCGAGGACGACACCGCCGACGCGGACGACAGCACCGCCGAGGTGGGCGAGGCGCCCAGCACCGCGACCGAGGTCCATGTGCGCGGCGACGTGCACCTGCGCGAGTCGACCGCTCTCACCGCCCGCTCCTGA
- a CDS encoding hydroxyacid dehydrogenase has translation MRALLAMPAGLQHRMFTASQLSRLRELAEIDTGRTVPDLSAAEDAELAEVEVLLTGWGSGPVDAAALARLPRLRAIVHTAGTVRGIVTDAVWERGDLTVTSATEANAVPVAEFTLAQILLAGKRTLAQEHAYRRDHRPPTSIAASEIGNHGAVVGLVGASRIGVLVAEHLRSFDVEVLITDPFASAEEVTALGATKVEPEELYARSDVVSLHAPDVPSTRGLVSRGLLALLRDGTTFVNTARPALVDLDALRDEVVSGRIAAVLDVHDDLADDDPLWNAPRASITPHLAGSQGNELHRMGEAALEEVRRLRAGEPPRFPVDGGRRDVSA, from the coding sequence ATGAGAGCGCTGCTGGCGATGCCCGCGGGGCTGCAGCACCGCATGTTCACCGCGTCCCAGCTCTCCCGGCTACGGGAGCTGGCCGAGATCGACACCGGGCGGACCGTGCCGGACCTCTCCGCGGCCGAGGACGCCGAGCTGGCCGAGGTGGAGGTGCTGCTGACCGGCTGGGGCTCCGGCCCCGTCGACGCCGCGGCCCTGGCCCGCCTGCCGCGGCTGCGTGCGATCGTGCACACCGCCGGGACCGTGCGCGGCATCGTCACCGACGCCGTCTGGGAGCGCGGCGACCTCACCGTCACCTCCGCGACCGAGGCCAACGCGGTCCCCGTCGCGGAGTTCACCCTCGCCCAGATCCTGCTGGCCGGGAAGCGCACCCTCGCCCAGGAGCACGCCTACCGCCGTGACCACCGCCCGCCCACGAGCATCGCCGCCTCCGAGATCGGGAACCACGGCGCCGTGGTGGGGCTCGTCGGCGCCTCCCGCATCGGGGTCCTGGTCGCCGAGCACCTGCGCTCCTTCGACGTCGAGGTGCTGATCACCGACCCCTTCGCGAGCGCCGAGGAGGTCACCGCGCTCGGCGCCACGAAGGTCGAGCCGGAGGAGCTGTACGCGCGCAGCGACGTGGTGAGCCTGCACGCCCCGGACGTCCCCTCCACCCGGGGACTGGTCAGCCGGGGTCTGCTCGCGCTGCTGCGCGACGGGACCACCTTCGTCAACACCGCCCGCCCCGCCCTGGTGGATCTCGACGCGCTGCGTGACGAGGTGGTCTCCGGCCGGATCGCCGCCGTGCTGGACGTGCACGACGACCTCGCGGACGATGATCCGCTGTGGAACGCACCACGGGCGAGCATCACCCCGCACCTCGCCGGGTCCCAGGGCAACGAGCTCCACAGGATGGGCGAGGCGGCGCTCGAGGAGGTCAGACGCCTGAGAGCCGGTGAGCCGCCGCGCTTCCCGGTGGACGGCGGCCGCCGCGACGTCTCCGCCTGA
- a CDS encoding sugar phosphate isomerase/epimerase family protein — protein sequence MIRPGLCSVTFRDLAVPDVVDHARAAGLECIEWAGDVHVPPGDVAAAEQARALTEQAGLAVASYGSYLRFVGADEEVRTEGEAVLAAARALGAPRIRVWASRTGSAEATVEERARTVRRIQEFADLAAAHGIDVGLEFHGGTLTDEIGSTLRLLDEIGHPTVHSYWQPHQDMPAEDAIGTLRRVLPRTSTIHVFSWWPGHERLALSERSELWEQVFTVLAAQGTDRDALLEFVPGDDPALLRRETDTLRTLITAGEETAR from the coding sequence GTGATCCGCCCCGGACTCTGCTCCGTCACCTTCCGCGATCTCGCGGTCCCGGACGTGGTCGATCACGCCCGGGCCGCCGGTCTCGAGTGCATCGAGTGGGCCGGGGACGTCCATGTCCCGCCGGGCGACGTCGCCGCGGCCGAACAGGCACGGGCCCTCACCGAGCAGGCCGGCCTCGCCGTCGCGTCCTACGGCTCCTACCTGCGGTTCGTCGGCGCCGACGAGGAGGTCCGGACCGAGGGCGAGGCGGTGCTCGCCGCCGCCCGCGCCCTCGGCGCCCCGCGGATCCGGGTCTGGGCCTCCCGCACCGGCTCCGCCGAGGCCACCGTCGAGGAGCGCGCCCGGACCGTTCGTCGGATCCAGGAGTTCGCCGACCTCGCCGCCGCGCACGGCATCGACGTCGGCCTCGAGTTCCACGGGGGCACCCTCACCGACGAGATCGGCTCGACCCTGCGCCTGCTGGACGAGATCGGCCACCCGACCGTGCACTCCTACTGGCAGCCCCACCAGGACATGCCCGCCGAGGACGCGATCGGCACCCTGCGCCGGGTGCTCCCCCGCACCTCCACGATCCACGTCTTCTCGTGGTGGCCGGGCCACGAGCGCCTCGCCCTGTCCGAGCGCTCCGAGCTGTGGGAGCAGGTCTTCACCGTCCTCGCCGCCCAGGGCACGGACCGCGACGCGCTGCTCGAGTTCGTCCCCGGCGACGACCCCGCCCTGCTGCGCCGCGAGACGGACACGCTGCGCACCCTCATCACCGCCGGCGAGGAGACCGCCCGATGA
- a CDS encoding multidrug effflux MFS transporter, whose protein sequence is MTATLPAPTRPALSRAMPWILLLLTVFGPLSMDLYLPALPALTRELEATTSIAQLTVTACLIGLAAGQLLAGPASDQYGRRRILLIGVVAYVLTSLLCALSPSIELLILARFVQGLAGGVGIVIAQAAGRDVFDGRELIRFYGRLAIAGPTAAIVGPMIGGLLNVVIDWRGLFGFLAVVGLVLLVLSATLFTETLPPERRTAGGIGRTGADLKVLFADRVFVGAVLSQGFVYAAIFSYLAGSTFVLQEIYGLSPQWYAAAFALNSSGGVLAGWLGGRTAERWRVHGALFVGIGITAVGCSGLLLSGLVAMPLPVVIASLLLLASGAQFASPAGTTLALSEYPQMAGMAGSVLGTARFGLGAVAAPFVGIAGSMSILPLGVVTTGAALLALGAALLTLRRSPVAVAA, encoded by the coding sequence GTGACCGCCACCCTGCCTGCACCGACCCGCCCGGCGCTGTCCCGGGCGATGCCGTGGATCCTGCTGCTGCTGACCGTGTTCGGCCCCCTCTCGATGGACCTGTACCTGCCGGCGCTGCCCGCCCTGACCCGCGAGCTCGAGGCGACGACCTCGATCGCCCAGCTGACCGTCACCGCCTGCCTGATCGGGCTCGCCGCCGGGCAGCTCTTGGCCGGACCGGCCTCGGACCAGTACGGCCGCCGGCGCATCCTGCTGATCGGCGTGGTCGCCTACGTGCTCACCTCGCTGCTGTGCGCGCTGAGCCCGAGCATCGAGCTGCTCATCCTGGCCCGCTTCGTGCAGGGCCTCGCCGGCGGCGTGGGCATCGTGATCGCCCAGGCCGCGGGCCGCGACGTGTTCGACGGCCGGGAGCTGATCCGCTTCTACGGCCGTCTCGCCATCGCCGGACCCACTGCCGCGATCGTCGGCCCCATGATCGGCGGACTCCTGAACGTGGTGATCGACTGGCGCGGGCTGTTCGGCTTCCTGGCCGTGGTGGGCCTGGTGCTGCTGGTGCTCTCCGCGACGCTGTTCACCGAGACCCTGCCGCCCGAGCGTCGCACCGCCGGCGGGATCGGCCGCACCGGCGCGGACCTCAAGGTGCTCTTCGCAGACCGGGTGTTCGTCGGCGCCGTGCTCTCCCAGGGCTTCGTCTACGCCGCGATCTTCTCCTACCTGGCAGGTTCCACCTTCGTGCTCCAGGAGATCTACGGCCTCTCTCCGCAGTGGTACGCGGCCGCCTTCGCCCTGAACTCCTCCGGCGGCGTGCTCGCGGGCTGGCTCGGCGGGCGGACCGCCGAGCGCTGGCGGGTGCACGGCGCCCTGTTCGTGGGCATCGGGATCACCGCCGTCGGCTGCTCGGGGCTGCTGCTCTCCGGGCTCGTCGCGATGCCGCTGCCGGTGGTGATCGCCTCGTTGCTCCTGCTGGCCTCGGGGGCGCAGTTCGCCTCGCCCGCAGGCACCACGCTCGCCCTGTCCGAGTACCCGCAGATGGCGGGCATGGCCGGATCGGTGCTGGGCACCGCCCGGTTCGGGCTCGGCGCCGTGGCCGCGCCCTTCGTGGGCATCGCCGGGTCGATGAGCATCCTGCCGCTGGGGGTCGTCACGACCGGCGCCGCCCTGCTCGCCCTCGGGGCCGCGCTGCTCACGCTGCGGCGCAGCCCCGTGGCGGTCGCGGCCTGA
- a CDS encoding CE1759 family FMN reductase, whose translation MSTAPTTYRILALSAGLSTPSSTRMLADQLTRESAAALGTDGVEVEVTTIELREHAHEITDALLTRFPGERLSLVIEQIRAADAVIAVTPVFNVGPSGLFKMFFDAVDLEIWKGKPLLLGATAGTARHSLAIDYAIRPMAGYLKADVVPTAVFAASADFGADTEGQADELPLGARVRRAAGELAAMLRARRGEAAQPALDPAADAAPATADAPAAPALDPEFSDFVPMGTLLGRR comes from the coding sequence ATGAGCACGGCACCGACCACCTACCGGATCCTGGCGCTCTCCGCCGGGCTCTCCACCCCGAGCTCCACCCGCATGCTCGCCGACCAGCTCACCCGCGAGTCCGCGGCGGCGCTCGGCACGGACGGCGTCGAGGTCGAGGTGACCACCATCGAGCTGCGCGAGCACGCCCATGAGATCACCGATGCGCTGCTGACCCGCTTCCCCGGCGAGCGGCTCTCGCTCGTGATCGAGCAGATCCGTGCCGCGGACGCCGTCATCGCCGTGACCCCCGTCTTCAACGTGGGCCCCTCGGGCCTGTTCAAGATGTTCTTCGACGCGGTGGACCTGGAGATCTGGAAGGGGAAGCCGCTGCTGCTCGGCGCGACCGCGGGCACGGCCCGCCACTCCCTCGCGATCGACTACGCGATCCGGCCCATGGCCGGCTACCTGAAGGCGGACGTGGTGCCGACGGCGGTGTTCGCGGCGTCGGCCGACTTCGGCGCCGACACCGAGGGACAGGCCGACGAGCTGCCGCTCGGGGCGCGGGTGCGCCGTGCGGCCGGCGAGCTCGCGGCGATGCTGCGCGCACGACGGGGCGAGGCGGCACAGCCCGCGCTGGACCCGGCGGCCGACGCGGCGCCCGCCACGGCCGACGCCCCGGCCGCCCCGGCTCTGGACCCGGAGTTCTCCGACTTCGTGCCGATGGGGACACTGCTGGGCCGGCGCTGA
- a CDS encoding LLM class flavin-dependent oxidoreductase, which produces MQFGIFTIADITPDPLTGKVPTENERLQNMIEQGRLAEQVGLDVFALGEHHNPPFVTSSPTTTLAYLGAQTEKIILSTATTLITTNDPVKIAEDYAMLQHLTGGRVDLVMGRGNTGPVYPWFGQDIRKGIEIAIENYDLLRRLWTEDVVDWEGQFRTPLQQFTATPRPLDGVAPFVWHGSIRSPQIAEQAAYYGDGFLHNNIFWPMSHTKQMVQLYRERYEHYGHGKAHQAYVGLGGQAFMRRNSQDAVTEFRPYFDNAPVYGGGPSMEDFTAQTPLTVGSPEQVVERYLTMADNVGDYQRQMFLMDHAGLPQKTVLEQIELLGTEVVPVLRKELEARKPADVPEAPTHALRVAAAEAENGSFDDAYKFETGDNWTGLRAEDAKGQH; this is translated from the coding sequence ATGCAGTTCGGAATCTTCACCATCGCCGACATCACCCCCGATCCCCTGACCGGCAAGGTGCCCACCGAGAACGAGCGCCTGCAGAATATGATCGAGCAGGGCAGGCTCGCCGAGCAGGTGGGCCTCGACGTCTTCGCGCTCGGCGAGCACCACAACCCGCCGTTCGTCACCTCCTCCCCCACCACCACACTGGCCTACCTCGGCGCGCAGACGGAGAAGATCATCCTCTCCACCGCGACCACGCTGATCACCACCAACGACCCGGTGAAGATCGCCGAGGACTACGCGATGCTGCAGCACCTCACCGGCGGCCGCGTCGACCTCGTGATGGGCCGCGGCAACACCGGCCCGGTCTACCCGTGGTTCGGTCAGGACATCCGCAAGGGCATCGAGATCGCGATCGAGAACTACGACCTCCTGCGCCGCCTGTGGACCGAGGACGTCGTGGACTGGGAGGGCCAGTTCCGCACCCCGCTGCAGCAGTTCACCGCCACCCCGCGCCCGCTGGACGGCGTGGCCCCGTTCGTGTGGCACGGCTCGATCCGCTCCCCGCAGATCGCCGAGCAGGCCGCGTACTACGGCGACGGATTCCTGCACAACAACATCTTCTGGCCCATGAGCCACACCAAGCAGATGGTCCAGCTGTACCGCGAGCGCTACGAGCACTACGGCCACGGCAAGGCCCACCAGGCCTATGTGGGCCTCGGCGGTCAGGCCTTCATGCGCCGGAACAGCCAGGACGCGGTCACCGAGTTCCGCCCCTACTTCGACAACGCCCCGGTCTACGGCGGCGGTCCCTCGATGGAGGACTTCACCGCGCAGACCCCGCTCACCGTCGGCTCCCCCGAGCAGGTCGTCGAGCGCTACCTGACCATGGCGGACAACGTCGGCGACTACCAGCGCCAGATGTTCCTCATGGACCACGCGGGGCTTCCGCAGAAGACGGTCCTGGAGCAGATCGAGCTGCTGGGCACCGAGGTGGTCCCGGTGCTGCGCAAGGAGCTCGAGGCCCGCAAGCCGGCCGACGTCCCCGAGGCGCCCACGCATGCGCTCCGGGTCGCGGCCGCCGAGGCGGAGAACGGCTCCTTCGACGACGCCTACAAGTTCGAGACCGGCGACAACTGGACCGGCCTGCGGGCCGAGGACGCGAAGGGACAGCACTGA
- a CDS encoding cytidine deaminase produces the protein MRTHDLDALVLACRNLIDLRFPDSDGGAAAMLTASGEILLGTAPEAFNPAVEVCHETEPYCAAHRLGESIVATICLYREPGSPEKVLAPCGVCQERLATHGPGVLAAVPQEHSTTPGWVPLRDLMPHYWLQAFDDTPAMWTSAEPST, from the coding sequence ATGCGCACCCACGATCTCGACGCTCTGGTCCTTGCCTGCCGGAACCTCATCGACCTGCGGTTCCCGGACAGCGACGGGGGCGCCGCGGCCATGCTCACGGCGTCGGGAGAGATCTTGTTGGGGACCGCCCCCGAGGCCTTCAACCCTGCGGTCGAGGTCTGTCACGAGACGGAGCCCTACTGTGCAGCGCACCGGCTCGGCGAGTCGATCGTGGCGACGATCTGCCTGTACCGGGAGCCGGGTTCCCCGGAGAAGGTGCTGGCCCCATGCGGGGTCTGCCAGGAGCGTCTGGCGACACACGGGCCCGGTGTGTTGGCAGCGGTGCCGCAGGAGCACTCCACCACTCCCGGTTGGGTGCCGCTGCGAGACCTGATGCCGCACTACTGGCTCCAGGCCTTCGACGACACCCCGGCGATGTGGACGAGCGCCGAGCCCTCCACGTGA
- a CDS encoding AAA family ATPase — translation MTLALMCGLSFAGKSTLAARLTDSLPASLISLDLINEERGLHGGQGIPLEEWAETNRIAHERGRELLDAGHRVIVDDTGSPRFIRDEWRKVADSCGAPFVVVWIRISPELQQTRVRANRLSPNRPDVTDAVLHDHRANFEPPVDEDALTIDAQDTADPTQVNALVEQVRSLRAPWTTAHQQGSASDHRCRARQPPRHLTSIPRTPPPRPY, via the coding sequence ATGACGCTGGCGCTGATGTGCGGACTCTCTTTCGCAGGCAAGAGCACCCTTGCAGCACGACTCACTGACTCTCTGCCTGCCAGCCTCATCAGTCTCGACCTCATCAACGAAGAACGCGGACTGCACGGCGGCCAAGGCATCCCGCTGGAGGAATGGGCCGAGACCAACCGGATCGCTCACGAGCGCGGACGCGAGCTTCTCGACGCAGGGCACCGGGTCATTGTTGACGACACCGGCTCGCCGCGGTTCATCAGGGATGAGTGGCGCAAAGTCGCCGACAGCTGCGGTGCACCCTTCGTGGTCGTCTGGATCCGGATCAGCCCTGAACTCCAGCAGACTCGCGTTCGTGCCAACAGGCTGTCCCCAAACCGCCCGGACGTGACCGATGCCGTCCTCCATGACCATCGGGCGAACTTCGAACCTCCCGTCGACGAGGACGCGCTGACGATCGACGCCCAGGACACGGCTGACCCCACTCAGGTGAACGCGCTCGTGGAACAGGTCCGGTCTCTTCGGGCGCCTTGGACAACCGCTCACCAGCAAGGCTCCGCCAGCGATCATCGATGCAGAGCAAGGCAGCCGCCTCGCCACCTCACGTCGATTCCTCGCACCCCACCGCCTCGCCCATACTGA
- a CDS encoding GNAT family N-acetyltransferase — translation MERHADPALTLRAGASSDIEQCVALWVDACAVRDGRSIGGIADRARPKFDRSIGWIVASSGEQIDGFVLATAPGSGMPTDPPDAAVVGLLAVQPSQQARGLGRTLLQAIGRHLSDAGYRQAVLHALLDNHTALGLYRSEGWTAVGDEYEHSLLKRPLRTFSRDLMQDGLGGTVGD, via the coding sequence ATGGAACGCCACGCTGATCCAGCGCTCACTCTTCGGGCCGGAGCATCCTCCGACATCGAGCAGTGCGTCGCCCTATGGGTCGATGCGTGTGCTGTGCGGGACGGTCGTTCCATCGGCGGTATCGCGGATCGGGCTCGGCCGAAGTTCGACAGGAGCATCGGATGGATCGTTGCGTCGAGCGGCGAACAGATCGATGGATTCGTCCTTGCAACTGCCCCTGGAAGTGGCATGCCGACCGACCCGCCCGACGCAGCCGTGGTCGGCCTGCTCGCGGTGCAACCGAGCCAGCAGGCTCGCGGACTGGGGCGGACGCTGCTGCAAGCCATCGGCAGGCATCTCTCCGATGCCGGCTACAGGCAGGCGGTGCTCCACGCCCTCCTCGACAATCACACAGCGCTCGGGCTCTACCGGAGTGAGGGGTGGACGGCCGTGGGCGACGAGTACGAGCACTCTCTCCTGAAGCGGCCATTACGAACCTTTTCGCGCGACCTGATGCAGGACGGACTCGGGGGAACCGTCGGAGACTGA
- a CDS encoding nucleoside/nucleotide kinase family protein, whose product MSDSELLVIGGASGVGKSSAAFALHDLLAARDVRHAVLEGDALDLAHPAPRQEGMALRNLAAIWANYRELGHRRLIYTNTVSVLESAALAEAMGDRPRITAVLLQAGRGTIDARLATREQGQSLVAHAERSRSAAVRLEVEADPAVHRIDTEGCTPDEVARKIDALLDWGRRRGPSRCEGGEPGGTGVG is encoded by the coding sequence ATGAGCGACTCAGAGCTGCTGGTGATCGGTGGGGCGTCCGGGGTGGGGAAGTCGTCGGCCGCGTTCGCGCTCCACGACCTGCTGGCGGCGCGGGATGTGCGGCATGCGGTGCTGGAGGGCGATGCGCTCGACCTGGCGCACCCCGCGCCGCGGCAGGAGGGGATGGCGCTGCGGAATCTCGCCGCGATCTGGGCCAACTATCGGGAGCTCGGCCACCGTCGGCTGATCTATACGAACACGGTCTCCGTCCTGGAGTCGGCCGCGCTCGCCGAGGCCATGGGCGACCGGCCGCGCATCACGGCAGTGCTGCTCCAGGCCGGCCGCGGCACGATCGACGCTCGGCTCGCCACACGGGAGCAGGGGCAGAGCCTCGTCGCCCATGCGGAGCGGAGCCGTTCGGCGGCCGTGCGGCTCGAGGTCGAGGCCGACCCTGCCGTGCACCGGATCGACACCGAGGGCTGCACCCCGGACGAGGTGGCCCGGAAGATCGACGCCCTGCTCGACTGGGGCCGGCGACGTGGCCCTAGCCGGTGCGAAGGTGGCGAACCTGGGGGAACGGGGGTCGGATGA